CGTCGAGGTCGATCCGGCCGGTTTCCGCCGAGACGCCGTAGCGGACCGGGTTGAACCACTTGCCGGTCGCCGAGACCGACCAGCCGTGGGTCAGGTGCCCGCCCATCGGCAGCGCCATCCCCAGCACCGTGTCGCCGGGGGAGAGGAAGGCCAGGTAGACGGCGAGGTTGGCCGGCGACCCCGAGTACGGCTGCACGTTGGCGTGCGCGACGCCGAAGAGTTCCCGGGCCCGGGTGACCGCGAGCGTCTCGATCGGGTCGATGAACTGCTGGCCCTCGTAGTAACGGCGGCCGGGGTAGCCCTCCGAGTACTTGTTGGTCAGCACCGTGCCGCTGGCCTCCAGGACAGCGGTCGAGACGTAGTTCTCGGAGGCGATCATCCGCAGCTTGTCGTGCTGCCGGCCCGCCTCGGCCTCGATCAGCGCCCCCAACTCCGGGTCGGCTGCGGTCAGGCTGGGAATCGGTGGTACATGCACGATCGTCGTCCTCCTGGCTGGTCCACGCCTGCGGCCGATGCTATCGGTTGCCACCCGCCCGCCCGGCGCCGCCCGGCGGGCCGGTGACCGGTGCAACCGCTGGCGCGCGGTGTCACCGGTCGAGCCGGTCAGGAGGGTCGGGGTGGGGCGGTGCTGCCGCGTGGAATCAGGTGGGCGGTCTCGTCCTGGTAGTCGCCGAGCGGCTTGCCGGCGATGGCGGCGAGCAGCCGGCCGGCGGCGTGTGCGCCGTACGCCGGGATGTCCCGGCTGAGCGCGGTCAGCGACGGATGTACGAGCTGGCACAGCGGCGAGTCGTCCCAGGCGACGATGGAGACGTCGTTCGGCACACTCAGCCCCATCTCCTGCGCCACGGAGAGCCCGGCGATCGCCATCACGTCGTTGTCGTACACGATCGCGGTCGGCCGGTCGGCGGAGCTGAGCAGGCGTCGGGTGGCCCGGGCGCCCTCCTCGCCGCTGTAGTCGGAGGAGACCGTGATCGTGCGTTCCAGGCCGAGTTGCCGGCAGACGGTGCCGAACGCCTCGGTGCGGATCTCGGTGTGCAGCAGGCCCGGCAGGCCGCCGACCCGGGCGATCCGCCGGTGTCCCAGCGCGACCAGGTATTCGACCACCTCGGTCAGGGCCGCCGCCTCGTCCGACCAGATGTGGGCCAGTTCGCCGCTGTGCCCCGGCCCCCCGATGATCACGGCCGGCAGGTTGAGTTCCTCCAGGACCGGCACCCGACGGTCGTCGAGCCGGAGGTCGCAGACGAGGACGCCGTCCACCCGCCGCTCGCCCCACCAGCGCCGGTAGACCGCGATCTCGGCCTCCGGGTTCGCCACCACCTGAAGGGTCAGCGCGTACGACCGGGCCGAGAGCTCCGCCTCCACACCGCTGATCAACTCCATGAAGAACGGCTCGATGCCGAGGATCCGGGCGGGCCGGCAGAGGGCGAGGCCGACCGCGTTGGCGCTGGCTCCGGAGAGTGCCCGGGCGGCGCTGTTGGGGTTGAAGCCGATCTCCTGTGCGATCGCGAGAATGCGTTGGCGAGTGGCGTCGGAAACCCCGGGCTGCCCGTTCAGGGCGTACGACACAGCGCCCTTGGAAACGCCGGCCCGGCGGGCCACATCCGCGATTGTCGGCCGCTTCACCCGGTGCTCCTATCTGGGTCGACCCGATCACCGGTGGGCCGGTTCGGTGGCCCCTGGCCCGCTGCGCCCTGGTGTCCACACGAGCGGGGAACGTGTGTGCGGGCTCTGGGCAATGAACTTTTCCGGTTAAGCATAGCGATCGGGGAATCTTGTCGGAACACCAGGGTAGATCGATTCTTCCCGTTCGGAGAACCGAATTTTCGAGGTTGGGAGCGCTGTCGATCGGTTCGCCGGGATAGCGCTTTCTTGCCGCCCGTCGGCCATTCGAGTCCTAATCCACGGCCATTGACAGGGCGGAGGGGCGCCCGTACCGTGACTTTACTTATCCGGTTCAGTCGACATCCCTCGATGTCTTGAGCTCGCCGCCCGGCCCCGCGAACTCCGGCGGCGGCGCCCTCCACCTGGGAAGGTGCGGTGAGGTCATGGCAGGTCGCGACCACAAGTGAGCTGAGGTGCCCGTGACGTCCTGGCAGAGCCTGCACGACGGTTGGTTCCTGACGGCGGTGGCCGGCCCGGAGATCCCGGACCCGGTCGCGGCGGCCCGGGTTCCGGCCACGGTGCCCGGCTGTGTGCATACCGATCTGCTCGCCGCCGACCTGATCCCGGACCCGTACCTCGACGACAACGAACTCCGGCTGAGCTGGATCGGTCACACCGACTGGTGCTACGAGACCACCTTCGGCTGGGCCGGCGACGACGGGGCGGACCGGGTCGAGCTGGTCTGCGCCGGCCTGGACACGGTCGCGACGATCACGCTCAACGACGTCGAGATCGGTCGTACCGCCAACATGCACCGGGGATACCGGTTCGACGTACGCGAACTGCTGCGGGTCGGCGACAACGTGCTGCGGATCAGGTTCGACTCGGCCCACCGCTACGCCCAGGAGCAGCGGGAACGGCTCGGTGACCGGCCGGCGGCGTACTCCGATCCGTTCAACTTCATCCGCAAGATGGCCTGCAACTTCGGTTGGGACTGGGGCCCGTCGCTGGTCACCGCCGGAATCTGGCAGGAGATCGGGCTGCGGACCTGGCGGACCGCGCGGCTCGCCGACGTCCGGCCGCTGGTCACGGTGACCGGTCGGGAGGGCCGGGTGGAGGTCCGGGTCGAGGTCGACCGGGCCGACGGCGACTCCGGCGCCGAGCCGCTCACGGTCCGGGCCACGGTCGCCGGGGTGGCCGCCGAGATGGTGCTGCCGCCGGGCCAACGCGTCGCCGAACTGACCCTTGCCGTCGCCGACCCCGACCTGTGGTGGCCCCGGGGGTACGGCGAGCAGCCGCGCTACCCGCTGGACGTGACCCTGCACGCCGGGGAGCGGGAGCTGGACCGCTGGCAACGGCGGATCGGCTTCCGCTCGGTACGCCTGGACACCGCGCCCGACGAGTACGGCTCGGCGTTCACCATCGTGGTCAACGATCTGCCGATCTTCGCCCGGGGCGTCAACTGGATCCCGGACGACTGCTTTCCACACCGGGTCACCCGGGAGCGCTACGCACAGCGGCTCGGCCAGGCCTGCGAGGCGAACGTCAACTTCCTGCGCATCTGGGGCGGCGGGCGGTACGAGTCGGAGGACTTCTACGACCTCGCCGACGAACTGGGCCTGCTGGTCGGGCAGGACTTTCTCTTCTCCTGCGCCGCGTACCCGGAGGAGGAGCCGTTCCTCGGCGAGGTCCGGGCGGAGGCGACCGAGCAGGTCACCCGGCTGGCCAGCCATCCGAGCCTGGTGCTCTGGTTCGGCAACAACGAGAACATCTGGGGCTGGCACGACTGGGGCTGGCAGGAACAGCTCGCCGGCCGGACCTGGGGTGCCGGCTACTACTTCGAGCTGCTGCCCGGGATCGTGGCCGACGTCGACCCGACCCGGCCGTACTGGCCGGGCAGCCCGTGGTCGGGGCGGCACGACGTGCACCCGAACGAGTCCGGGTACGGCAGCATGCACATCTGGACGGTGTGGAACCAGCTCGACTACGTCCACTACCGCGACTACCTGCCCCGGTTCGTCGCCGAGTTCGGCTACCAGGGACCGGCCGCGTACGCGACGATCCGGCGGGCGATCTCCGACGAGCGGCTGGTCGTGGACTCGCCCGCGATGGCGCACCGGCAGAAGGCCGAGGGCGGCGGGGAGAAGCTGGCCCGGGGGCTGGCTGCGCACCTGCCGGCCCCACGCGACTTCGACGACTGGCACTACCTGACCCAGGTCAACCAGGCCCGCGCCACCAGCCTCGGGATCGAACACATGCGCTCGTACCGGCCGATCTGCATGGGCAGCGTGGTCTGGCAGCTCAACGACTGCTGGCCGGTCACCTCCTGGGCGGCCGTGGACGGCGACGGGCGGCGCAAACCCCTCTGGTACGCGCTGCGCCGGGCGTACGCCGATCGGCTGTTGACCGTGCAGCCGAGGGACGACGGGCTGGCCCTGGTGGCGGTGAACGACGGCGGCGATCCGTGGACCGGTCGGGTCGACGTGACCCGGCTGACCCTGACCGGTGAGCCCAGGGCCAAGACGTCGATCGAGTTGGCGGTGCCGCCGTACTCGTCGATGACCTGGCCGTTGCCGGCGGACGTCGGCAGCTCGGACGAGCCGCGCGCCGAACTGCTGCTCGCCGATCCCGGTGATGCCGGCGACCGGACCTTCTGGTTCTTCGCCGAGGACCACGAGCTGGCCTACCCACCGGCCGGGTACGACGCCACGGTCGAGCCGCTGCCGGACGGCGTACGGGTCCGGGTGACCGCCCGGACGGTGCTGCGCGACCTGGTTCTCGCCCCGGATCGGCTCGATCCGGCGGCGGTGGTCGACGAGGCGCTGGTCACGCTGCTGCCGGGGGAGTCGACCACGTTCACCGTACGGTCCGCTCAGCGACTTGACCCGGCGGCGCTCACCGCCCGTCCGGTGCTCCGTTGCGTCAACGACATGGTTCCCGACACCGCTGCGCACCGCTGATTCCCGTACCGCTGATTCCTGCACCGCTGATTGCCGTACCCGCTGATCCGCACCCCCGATCCCGGACATCCGCTCCCGGAAGGATCACCACCACCATGAAGCGTCGTGCCACCATCGCGCTGGCCCTGGCCGGGCTGCTGCTCGCGGCCCAGCCGGCCCCGTCCTTCGCCGCCCCACCCGGACAGGGCGGCCAGGCGAACCAGTCCGCCGGGTTCGTGGTCCGCAAGGGCGACCAGTTGATGCTCGACGGCAAGCGGTTCCGGTTCGCCGGAACCAACAACTACTACCTGATGTACAAGTCCCGGACGATGGTCGACGACGTGTTCGCCGACGCCAGGGCCGCCGGATTCACCGTGCTGCGGCACTGGGGCTTCCTCGACATCGGCAACTCCGACGGCAGCGACTCGGTCGCCGGCAAGTCCGACGGCGTCTACTTCCAGTACTGGGACGGCGCGAAGCCGGCCTACAACGACGGGCCGGACGGCCTGGAACGGCTCGACTACGTCCTGTACGCCGCCCGGCAGGCCGGGATCAAGCTCGTCATCCCGCTGACCAACAACTGGCGGGACTTCGGCGGGATGGACCAGTACGTCCGCTGGCGCGGCGGGCAGTACCACGACGAGTTCTACAGCGACCCGGTGATCCGGGGCTGGTACAAGGACTGGATCTCGCACGTACTGAACCGGACCAACACGCTGACCGGGGTGGCGTACAAGGACGATCCGACGGTGATGACCTGGGAACTGGGCAACGAGCCGAGGTGCAAGGGCTCCGGCGTCTACCCGATGTCGCCGACCTGTACCCCCGAGGTGCTGACCGGCTGGGCGGACGAGATGACCCGGCACATCAAGTCGGTCGACCGCCGGCATTTGGCCAGCGTCGGCGACGAGGGCTTCTACTGCGACGACCCGGCCAGCTCGGACTGGACCGTCAACTGTGGCGAGGGCGTCGACAGCCTCGCCCTGACCCGGCTGCCGGCGGTGGACGTGGTGTCGTACCACCTCTATCCGGACCACTGGGGCAAGGACGCGGCCTGGGGCGTCGAGTGGATCAAGCGGCACAACCGGGACGCCCGGCGGCTCGGCAAGCCGGTGATGCTCGGCGAGTTCGGCTACGTCGACAAGGCGACCCGGAACCCGGTCTACCAACGGTGGACGGACGCGTTCATCGAGACCGGCGGCAGCGGGTTCCTCTACTGGATCCTCTCCGGTATCCAGGACGACGGCACGCCCTATCCGGACTACGACGGCTACACCGTCTACTGCCCGAGTCCGGTCTGCACCACGCTGAGCAACGCCGGTGAGGAACTGACCCGAGGTCAGCGGGCCCGACCGCCGGTCGCCGACCACGACAACGCGGTGACCGAGTCGGGTACGCCGGTGGCGCTGACCCCGGCCGCGAACGACATCGCGTACCGGACGAAGGTGCGGGCGGCCAGCATCGATCTCGATCCGGCCACCGCCGGCCAGCAGCGGGAAGTGACCGTTCCGGGCGGTAAATTCGCCCTCGACCCGGGTACGGGGGCGGTCACCTTCACCCCGGCCGACGACTTCCAGGGCCGGGCCGTCGCCCGGTACACCATCCGGGACCAGTCCGGGCGTACGTCGAACGCGGCCGACCTGACCGTGACGGTCAAGCCGGCGCCCGGAGATCCGATCCTGATCGCCTCCTGGGAGACCGGGCTCGAGGGTTGGGCACCGGGAAACTGGCAGACCGACGCCGGCACGCTGGCCCCGACCGCCGACTTCCACACCAACGGCTCGGCCGGACTGCGGGTCGCCGCGACCGGTGGCGGCTGGTTCGGGGTGACCCTGCCCAACCCGGTGGACCTGTCGGCGAAGGCGACCCTCCGGTACGACCTGCGGACCGGAGCGGCGGCCGGCACCTCCAGCGCGATCGCGTTGCAGACCGGACCGGAGTACGCCTGGTGCCAGTCCACCTTCGGCTGGGTACCGCAGAGCACCGAGACGACGGTGGTGGCCGACCTGCTCACCGAGATGTCCTGTGACGCGGCGGCGCTGGCCGACGTACGCGGGATCCTGATCTGGGTCAGCCCCGGCGACTTCGACCTGGACCACCTGCGCGCCGAGTGAGTTGAAAGGCGGGGGCCCTTCCTATCGCATTCTGTATAGGAAGGGCCCCCGCCCAACTCGGCGGATTCAGCGGCGCGCCGGGGTCACCGGTTGGCGCAGTAGCCCACGCTGAAGGTGCTGGCGCCCGGCTTCAGGGTCTTGTTCCAGTTCCCGCCGTGGATTCGGTAGCTGCCGTCGCCCTGGATCTGCCGTTCGAAGTTCCAGGCCGTGTAGATCTGGCCGCCGAGCTCGACATAGCCGTACCAGTCGACGGGCTTGTCGGTCTTGTTGGTGGCGACGATGGTCGCGCAGTAGCCGCCGCCGCTGTCCGAGTTCCACTGGGTGGAGTTCTTGACCACGATGTCGACGTTGCCGTCGGCCGGGCCGACCAACCGACCCACTCCCCAGCGGGAGGTGGTCTGGTAGCCGGTACCCAACTGGTCGGCCCAGTTCCGGATCGCGGTACGAGCGCCGCCGGTGGCGTCGTTGACCTGGAAGTCCAGGCCGTGGAACGTGCCGAGGCCGCCGTACTCCAGCAGGCTGATCGCTGCCTCGACGGTGTACCCGGTGTCGGTGCGGACCGCCGCGCTGGTCAGCCGGCCCCGCTGGAACGCCTCGTCACCGGTGCCGAACGAGACGCCGTTGTCCGCGTTGATCCGGATCTGGGTGTCGTCGTAGCGGTAGGGGCCGTTCTTGACGTTGCCTCCGTCGACGTAGAACTCCACCGAGTCCCGGGTCCAGGGGTCGGAGCCGGAGACGTCCACGACCGGGTCGGCGACCTCGGCGAGCACGTAGAGCGTCTGGTCCCGCCACAGGGTGCGGACCGTGGCGATCGCGCCGTCCGCGCCCGAGACCGCCTTCGCGGTGCTGACCGCGCGGGCGTCGGCCCAGGCGGTGTCCACCGCGCCGTCGACCACCGGCGCCGTACGGGCCTGGGTGACCTCCAGGTACGACAGTTCCTCGACCAGACCCAGTGTGCCCAGCGTGCCCGGGGCGTTCCAGGCGGCCGTACGACCGTCGTTGCCGACCCGGACGTCCAGGGTGAGCGTGTCGCCCTCGGCCGCGTCGGTCAGTGGCAGGTGGGCGACGATGTCGTAGCCACCGCTCCGCTCCTTCGCCACGGCGGGTACGTCGCCGCTGCCGTCCCGCGCAACCGTGTACGTCCGTTCACCCAGCACGAAGCTGACCTGGTCGCCGGCCGAGGCGGCGGCGTCGGAGACTGTCACGAAGGCCGTCAGATGGTCCTTGACCCAGCGCAGCTGGAACTTTGCCAGGTCCTCCACCGGGTGCAACGGAAGCTTGCTCCAGGTCAGGTCGGTGGTGGCGGTGTCGGAGAGGGCAACGTCGCCGGCGAAGACGTTCGCCGTACGCAGCCGGGCCGGAAGCTCGCCGTCCACCGCACCGTGGTAGGCGGGCTTGGCCCGGAGGTTGTCGTCGAAGACGAGCGGGGCACCGTTGCCGACCCGCCAGGACCGGCCGTCGGTAAGGCCCCACACGGTGACCACGAACAGGTCGTCCGCGTACGTCCGGAAGACTCGGAACGCGTCCCGGAAGTAGTAGCCCTGCTCGATCAGGTTCGCCTGGGTCACCGGGGTACCCGTGGTGACGTCGAGTTCGGTGACGGCCTGGATCACCGGCAGGTCCTCGAACGCCGCCAGCGCGGTCCCGAGGTTGGCGACCGGGGTGGACAGTGACACGTGGAACTGGTGGCCCACCCCGTCGACCGGTACCCCACGCGCGATCAGCCGCTGCACCAGCGCCTTGTACCGCCCCTGCTTGCCGCTCTGCTCGGTGTTGTAGTCGTTGATGAAAAGAGTGACCGGGTCGGCGCCGGCGACCGCGTGGACGTCGTTGAACGCCTCGTCCGCGTACCGGAACGCGAGGTCGATGTACTCCTCGCCCAGGATCCGGTACCACTCGCTGCGGCGCAGGCCGTCGCTGAACTCGCCGCTGTCGGCGACGACCTCGTTGACGACGTCGAAGGCCCGCATCGGGTTGGTGGCGGAGCCGAACGGACCGTACCGGTCACTCAGCGACTCGGCGACGGCGAAGACGTGCGTACGCAGCCGGTCGCGGAGGACCTGTTGGTGGGCCGCCGACGTGCTGAGCGGTGCGCCGGCCCCGTCCTGGAAGAACCATGCCGGAGTCTGGCTGTGCCAGACCAGTACGTGACCGTAGACGCCGAGGTTGTTGGTCCGGGCGAAGTCCATCAGCGCGATCGCCTGGTCGTGCGGGCGGAAGTTGCGCTCCGCGTCGTACCACGCCTCCGGCTTCATGTGGTTCTCCGGCGTGATGTTGTTGAAGTGCCGGGTCAGCAGTTGGGCGGCGGCGCCCACCGTCTCGCGGCTGTCGATCGCGACGCCCATCGGGAAGTCGGTGGTCTCGTGCATCGGCGGAAGATCCTCGATGACCGGCGGCTCCGGTACCCGTACGACGATGTCGTCGAGGAGGAAGTCGCTGGTGTTTCCGGTCCCGCCGTCCTGCCACCGGGACTCGAAGTAGAGCAGGGCGCTGTCGGCCGCCGGCATCGTGAAGCTCGCGGTCACCTCGGTCCAGCCGGTGTTCGTGATCCCGTCGAACTGGGCGAGCGTGCTGAACGACTGGCTGCCGCCGCTCGTGCTGGCGAGGCTGAGCCAGATCTGGTCGGTCGGCTGTCCCTCGGCGAACCGCAGCCACGCGCGGAACTCGTAGGTCACGCCGGTCTCGAACAGCGCGCTCACATCGCGGCCGATTCCGGCGCCCTGGTTCACCCGATTGCTGACCAGGGCCGCGGCCTCGCCGCCGTGCGCGACGTCGGTCAGCCCGACCGTCGGGGCGCCGGGTCCGCCGTCGCGCGGCCCCCACCCGTCGAGCCCGTCCTCGAAGTCGGTGTCGATCACGACCGTGCCGGGCTCCGGCCCGCCCTCCGGCGTGGTGATGCTGATGTCGTCCAAGAGGTACGGAGTGCTGCCCTCGGCCTCCACGTAGAGGTTGGCTGCGGCCAGGCCCGCGGGCATGGTGTAGCTGCCGCCGATCCGTACCCAGTTCTCCGCGGTGGTGGGGACGTTGTCGCCGACCCAGGTGTAGGTGTTGTCACCGCCGCTGGCCGGGGTGGCCTCCATCGTGAAGTGGACACCCGCCGGCCCGGTGGTACCGGCCGGAAGTTTCGCCCATGCACTGATAACGTACGTCTCGCCGGGCTCGAACATCGCGGTCGCGTCGATCGCCGTACCCTGCCAGTTCGCGGTACGGCCGGTAACCGAGAGGCTATTCGCGCTCTCGTGCCCCTCCGCCGTTATCCCGAGAGTGACGGCTCCACGCGGCCCCCAGGGGGCGTAGGAACCTGACTCGAAATCGTTGGCCAGGACGACCCGGTCCGCAGCCTGGGCAGGGGCGGCGAACGCGACCGAACCGACCATGGTGAGCAGTAATGATGTGACAAAAGCGGTCATTCTTCGAGATGGTTTGGCCGGTCTATGTCCGATGTGCATCAGGGGCTCCCTATCCGGGCGGGACGACGCGATGGCGGTATCTCTCAACCCCACCCGCGAATCCAGTCGCGCGAATGCTAGCCGGGTGGCGCAGGCTAGTCGAGATGCTCTGTCCGACCGGGTGCTACCTGTCCACCGGACGGTCAGCGGACCGAAAGTTTCGGCGATACGGCGGCCGATGTTCCGGAGCCGGCCCGTGGTCGACGGGTGGCCCGTTCGACCTCGGACGGCGCCGTGCCGGCGGAACCCGGTCCGGGGAACCGACCCGGCTGGACCATCCCGGCGCGCGATGCCGGCGATACTGTGGGCGTGGAGTACGTGTCCAGAGTGCCGCGACCGCCGCTGGACGGGCTGATCGACGACCTTTACTACCTGGACGGTGCGTCGCCGTACGCCCTGCTGACGCTGCCGCCCGCGCCGTCGGCGCTGCTCATCGTCAACCTGGGGGCGCCGTTCCGCATCCGCGGCGGCACCGACATCGAGACGGCCGAGTACGCCGACGGCTGCGTGGTCACCATGCCCACCCGCGCGTGGGAGTTCGGCTACCCACTCCGGACCCGGTCAGTCGGCGTGCACTTCAAGCCGTGGGGGCTGGCGCCGTTCCTGCCGATGCCCGCGGCCGAGCTGTGTGACCGGCCGCTGACGGTAGAGCAAATTTGGGGTCGACCCGCCATTGCCGAGCTGCGAGACCGGCTGGCCACGGCCGACGGACCGCACGAGATGCTGACGCTGCTCGAGGAGGAGCTGATGCGACGGCTGTGCGAGACCGCCGGCCTGGGGCTGGTCCGCCATACGAGCAGCGTCATCGCGGCGACCAGCAAGGGCGTGGCGATCGGCGACCTGAGCGTGGCAGCCGGGGTCAGCAGCACTCATCTGGCACAGCGGTTCAAGGAGCTCATCGGCGTCACGCCGAAGCGGCTGGCCCGCACCTACCGCTTCACCGCCACCGTGTTCGCGATCAACCCCGCCGGACCGATCGACTGGGGCGACCTCGCCTATGACGCAGGCTACTTCGACCAGGCCCACTTCGGCCACGAGTTCCGGGCGTTCACCGGGCTCACGCCGACCCGGTACGTCGAAGTCCGGCGGCGGTTCCTGCGCGAACATCCCGGCCACGTGCTGGACGGCTGGCCGCTGCCGGCCGATTGATTTCTTACAAGAGCGACAGCTCGCGAGACGCTAATTTGGGGGCACCCCAAAGCAGAGGAGAGCCCGTGGGCAAGGTGGTCATGTACAGCTCGGTGTCAGTAGACGGTTTCATCGCGGACGAGGACGACCAGCCCGGACCGCTGTTCGACTGGTTGCTCAGCGGTGACGTCCCGTTGGACGAGAGCGGCGCGGTGAAGGTGTCACAGACGTCCTACGACTACACCCGGCCGTACTGGGACCAGATCGGGGCGACAATCGCCGGCCGCCATGTCTTCGACATGACGGACGGCTGGGACGGGAAGCCTCCGAGCGGGATCGACCACGTGGTCGTCGTGACGCACCGGCCGGCGCCCGAGGGCTGGGACCCCGAGGCGCCGTTTCACTTCGTCGACGGCGTCGAGGCAGCCGTGGCCAAGGCGCAGGAGCTTGCGGGTGACCGCCTGGTCGAGGTCGCCGCCGGCGACGTCGGTGGCCAGGTGCTTGCCGCGGGTCTGGTCGACGAGGTGCGCATGGACGTCGTACCCGTCGTGTTCGGGTCCGGCAAGCGCTACTTCGGGTCGGTCGACGCGCAACACCTGTTGGAGGATCCTGACGTGGTGATTCAGGGAAACCGGGTGCTTCACCTGCGCTATCGGGTGCGCCGTTGACCGATCTGAGCGGGCACGCAAAGAAGCCCACTGCGAACTGTGAAGAGCCTGTTCAGTGCTGGCGGCCCCACTGTCCATGGTGGATGACACTCTCGACGCCACGGCGGCGTCCGGCGATGGCCGGGTTCTGTGGCGGCAGGTCATCGGCGCGGTAGCCGATACAGATGCCGCCGATCGGCGCGTACTCGTCGGGGATTGCGAACTCGGCCTTGAACGCGGCGGTGTGCGCGGGCACCTCCACCTCGGGATCGAAATCGTCTCCCGCCATCGGCATGATGCCGAAGAAGCAGGCCCCCAGGCCCTCGTCGACGGCGGTCAGCAGCATCATCAGCGAGGCCATGCCCGTGTCGACATACCAGTACGGTGCCGACCAGCGGGCTTCGGACCGATCGGTCCAGCCCTTGTCGGCCTCGGCGTACCGGGACAGGTACGCGGCCTTGTGCGCGAGCGGTACCACGACGAGCGGCGCGTCCTGCATCGTCGGAGTCTGTGCGACGCGGGTGGGAACGAATGGCCAGAACCTGGCCCGGTCGGCCGCATCGGTGAGCGCAAGGAAGGCCCAGCCCTGCGAGAAACCAGCCGACGGCGCGCGTAGCGCGCTGGCCAGGATCCTCTCGATGACGTCCGAACTCAGCGGCCGGTCGGCAAAGTGCCGCACCATCCGACGACGACGGATCACCTCAGCAAACTCCATGCCGGCCATCCTGCCACCGGTGGAGGGCCTGAACATGAGCTGTCCCGAGTATGAGCTGACCCACGAGCCGCTGCCGCAGGGCATGTTCGGCCACGAGGCCGGTGAGCTCGGCGAGCGACTGCCGGCCGTGTCCAGCCCCGTAGTTGGGCGTCCACCCGATCCTCCAGCGGCGGCTGCAAGCGTTTTGCAAGCGCGGTACGCGACGGTGGCGGCGCTCACAGATCATCCCTCGAACAAGCATTGGGAGGCCTGGCGATGGCCAGACGACATCTTCTCTCGGGAGCCCTTGCCGCCTTCAGCGCCGTGGCGATGATCGCCGTCGCGTCGACGCCGGCAGTGGCGGCCACGACCGTGTCCGTCAGGACCACTGATGGCCTGCCGGTCGGCGGAACCGCCATCGTGTGGGGCAACTGGGAGCCGGGCGACAG
The nucleotide sequence above comes from Plantactinospora soyae. Encoded proteins:
- a CDS encoding endo-1,4-beta-xylanase; translation: MTAFVTSLLLTMVGSVAFAAPAQAADRVVLANDFESGSYAPWGPRGAVTLGITAEGHESANSLSVTGRTANWQGTAIDATAMFEPGETYVISAWAKLPAGTTGPAGVHFTMEATPASGGDNTYTWVGDNVPTTAENWVRIGGSYTMPAGLAAANLYVEAEGSTPYLLDDISITTPEGGPEPGTVVIDTDFEDGLDGWGPRDGGPGAPTVGLTDVAHGGEAAALVSNRVNQGAGIGRDVSALFETGVTYEFRAWLRFAEGQPTDQIWLSLASTSGGSQSFSTLAQFDGITNTGWTEVTASFTMPAADSALLYFESRWQDGGTGNTSDFLLDDIVVRVPEPPVIEDLPPMHETTDFPMGVAIDSRETVGAAAQLLTRHFNNITPENHMKPEAWYDAERNFRPHDQAIALMDFARTNNLGVYGHVLVWHSQTPAWFFQDGAGAPLSTSAAHQQVLRDRLRTHVFAVAESLSDRYGPFGSATNPMRAFDVVNEVVADSGEFSDGLRRSEWYRILGEEYIDLAFRYADEAFNDVHAVAGADPVTLFINDYNTEQSGKQGRYKALVQRLIARGVPVDGVGHQFHVSLSTPVANLGTALAAFEDLPVIQAVTELDVTTGTPVTQANLIEQGYYFRDAFRVFRTYADDLFVVTVWGLTDGRSWRVGNGAPLVFDDNLRAKPAYHGAVDGELPARLRTANVFAGDVALSDTATTDLTWSKLPLHPVEDLAKFQLRWVKDHLTAFVTVSDAAASAGDQVSFVLGERTYTVARDGSGDVPAVAKERSGGYDIVAHLPLTDAAEGDTLTLDVRVGNDGRTAAWNAPGTLGTLGLVEELSYLEVTQARTAPVVDGAVDTAWADARAVSTAKAVSGADGAIATVRTLWRDQTLYVLAEVADPVVDVSGSDPWTRDSVEFYVDGGNVKNGPYRYDDTQIRINADNGVSFGTGDEAFQRGRLTSAAVRTDTGYTVEAAISLLEYGGLGTFHGLDFQVNDATGGARTAIRNWADQLGTGYQTTSRWGVGRLVGPADGNVDIVVKNSTQWNSDSGGGYCATIVATNKTDKPVDWYGYVELGGQIYTAWNFERQIQGDGSYRIHGGNWNKTLKPGASTFSVGYCANR
- a CDS encoding helix-turn-helix domain-containing protein, whose amino-acid sequence is MEYVSRVPRPPLDGLIDDLYYLDGASPYALLTLPPAPSALLIVNLGAPFRIRGGTDIETAEYADGCVVTMPTRAWEFGYPLRTRSVGVHFKPWGLAPFLPMPAAELCDRPLTVEQIWGRPAIAELRDRLATADGPHEMLTLLEEELMRRLCETAGLGLVRHTSSVIAATSKGVAIGDLSVAAGVSSTHLAQRFKELIGVTPKRLARTYRFTATVFAINPAGPIDWGDLAYDAGYFDQAHFGHEFRAFTGLTPTRYVEVRRRFLREHPGHVLDGWPLPAD
- a CDS encoding dihydrofolate reductase family protein — encoded protein: MGKVVMYSSVSVDGFIADEDDQPGPLFDWLLSGDVPLDESGAVKVSQTSYDYTRPYWDQIGATIAGRHVFDMTDGWDGKPPSGIDHVVVVTHRPAPEGWDPEAPFHFVDGVEAAVAKAQELAGDRLVEVAAGDVGGQVLAAGLVDEVRMDVVPVVFGSGKRYFGSVDAQHLLEDPDVVIQGNRVLHLRYRVRR
- a CDS encoding nitroreductase family protein, which produces MEFAEVIRRRRMVRHFADRPLSSDVIERILASALRAPSAGFSQGWAFLALTDAADRARFWPFVPTRVAQTPTMQDAPLVVVPLAHKAAYLSRYAEADKGWTDRSEARWSAPYWYVDTGMASLMMLLTAVDEGLGACFFGIMPMAGDDFDPEVEVPAHTAAFKAEFAIPDEYAPIGGICIGYRADDLPPQNPAIAGRRRGVESVIHHGQWGRQH